The Aeromicrobium yanjiei genome includes a region encoding these proteins:
- the sufD gene encoding Fe-S cluster assembly protein SufD, with amino-acid sequence MSTSTSSLAEALELAPVESHLHPEGSFDLADHEVPTGREEIWRFTPLKRLRDLHKDAPLDGDDFRVEVDAAPGVTAVSVPVAESARGLSGYVPVDRVSARAWAAASSVFEVTIPAEAEIEQATTLLLYGGGVEKAAAGHLLVRAGRFSRAVVIVDYVGSATWAENIEIVLEDGAELTFVTVQDWNDDSVHVVTQHARVGRDATFKHVAVSLGGDVLRASTSADYVGTGGSVELLGVYFADAGQHIEHRLFADHTAPKTKSDVLYKGALQGQDAHTVWIGNVLIRKEAEGIETFEQNDNLVLTDGAKADSVPNLEIETGEIEGAGHASTTGRFDDQHLFYLQSRGIPAEEARRLVVHGFFNDIIRRIGVPELQERLTASIEDELAEHVGRLDG; translated from the coding sequence TTGAGCACTAGCACCTCATCTCTGGCAGAAGCCCTGGAGCTCGCTCCAGTCGAATCACATCTTCACCCCGAGGGGTCGTTCGACCTGGCCGACCACGAGGTGCCCACGGGCCGCGAGGAGATCTGGCGGTTCACGCCGCTCAAGCGCCTCCGCGACCTGCACAAGGACGCCCCGCTCGACGGTGACGACTTCCGTGTCGAGGTCGACGCCGCTCCCGGCGTGACCGCCGTGTCCGTCCCCGTCGCGGAGTCCGCGCGCGGTCTGTCCGGCTACGTACCGGTCGACCGGGTGTCCGCCCGCGCCTGGGCCGCAGCGTCGTCGGTCTTCGAGGTCACGATCCCGGCCGAGGCCGAGATCGAGCAGGCGACGACGCTGCTGCTGTACGGCGGCGGCGTCGAGAAGGCCGCGGCCGGGCACCTGCTCGTCCGCGCCGGCCGGTTCAGCCGCGCCGTCGTCATCGTCGACTACGTCGGGTCGGCCACGTGGGCCGAGAACATCGAGATCGTCCTCGAGGACGGCGCCGAGCTGACCTTCGTGACAGTGCAGGACTGGAACGACGACAGCGTCCACGTCGTCACCCAGCACGCCCGTGTCGGTCGCGACGCGACGTTCAAGCACGTCGCAGTGTCGCTGGGCGGCGACGTGCTGCGCGCCAGCACCTCGGCCGACTACGTCGGCACCGGCGGCAGCGTCGAGCTGCTGGGCGTCTACTTCGCCGACGCCGGCCAGCACATCGAGCACCGCCTCTTCGCCGACCACACGGCCCCCAAGACCAAGAGCGACGTGCTCTACAAGGGTGCGCTGCAGGGTCAGGACGCCCACACGGTGTGGATCGGCAACGTGCTGATCCGCAAGGAGGCCGAAGGGATCGAGACGTTCGAGCAGAACGACAACCTCGTGCTGACCGACGGCGCCAAGGCCGACTCGGTGCCCAACCTGGAGATCGAGACCGGCGAGATCGAGGGCGCGGGTCACGCGTCCACGACCGGCCGCTTCGACGACCAGCACCTGTTCTACCTGCAGAGCCGCGGCATCCCCGCGGAGGAGGCCCGTCGCCTCGTCGTCCACGGCTTCTTCAACGACATCATCCGCCGCATCGGCGTGCCCGAGCTGCAGGAGCGGCTCACCGCGTCGATCGAGGACGAGCTCGCCGAGCACGTGGGACGGCTCGACGGATGA
- a CDS encoding DUF2786 domain-containing protein translates to MGSSSRQRRDARRRVVGRSTAPDDVEALIDVACRFAVAAPSAAKPRIAVLNELSATARGRADDPAALVVDDVLARIAGAWEHGWQPDDLVHVVHRRGSKGAARWVTRAVLVEARRCPTREAAPPAWTDQLRTLEQRAGSGHEPAGLLPSGGGASVEQWLDALVTLDLLRVLPTSQLLMPPPSRWTRSSPAGSASPRPTEQRTKMLSKVRSLLAKAESTEFAAEAEAFTAKAQDLMTRHSIDEALLAADVGESFDVGGVRVLIDQPYALEKATLLHVVAEANRVRAVWNDFSACVTLIGLPADVEQVDLLFTSLLVQATRSMTQAHVSGAAFRRAFLHAFAVRIGERLTTATHEAEASYGQALVPVLERQAEAVSAHVDRLFPHLTTGSRRRQLDARGWDAGTRAADAAVLPAGAVESH, encoded by the coding sequence ATGGGAAGCAGCAGCAGGCAGCGCCGTGACGCCCGGCGACGAGTCGTAGGGCGGTCGACGGCTCCGGACGACGTCGAGGCGCTGATCGACGTCGCGTGCCGGTTCGCCGTCGCCGCCCCGTCCGCCGCGAAGCCCAGGATCGCGGTGCTCAACGAGCTGTCGGCGACGGCGAGGGGTCGCGCGGACGACCCGGCCGCCCTGGTCGTCGACGACGTGCTCGCGCGCATCGCGGGCGCCTGGGAGCACGGCTGGCAGCCGGACGACCTGGTGCACGTCGTCCACCGGCGCGGCTCCAAGGGGGCCGCCCGGTGGGTGACCCGCGCAGTCCTCGTCGAGGCACGTCGCTGTCCGACCCGCGAGGCCGCCCCGCCGGCGTGGACGGACCAGCTCCGTACGCTCGAGCAACGCGCGGGCAGCGGGCACGAGCCGGCCGGCCTGCTGCCGAGCGGCGGCGGTGCGAGCGTGGAGCAGTGGCTCGACGCTCTGGTCACGCTCGACCTGCTGCGCGTGCTGCCCACCTCGCAGCTGCTCATGCCCCCGCCGTCGCGGTGGACCAGGAGCAGCCCCGCGGGGTCCGCCTCGCCCCGGCCCACCGAGCAGCGCACCAAGATGCTGTCGAAGGTCCGATCGCTGCTGGCCAAGGCGGAGTCGACCGAGTTCGCGGCCGAGGCCGAGGCGTTCACGGCCAAGGCGCAGGACCTGATGACCCGCCACTCGATCGACGAGGCGCTGCTCGCGGCCGACGTGGGGGAGTCCTTCGACGTCGGCGGCGTGCGGGTGCTGATCGACCAGCCCTACGCGCTGGAGAAGGCGACGCTGCTCCACGTCGTGGCCGAGGCCAACCGGGTCCGCGCGGTCTGGAACGACTTCTCGGCGTGCGTGACGCTGATCGGCCTGCCGGCCGACGTCGAGCAGGTCGACCTCCTGTTCACCTCTCTGCTCGTGCAGGCGACCCGGTCGATGACCCAGGCCCACGTGTCGGGCGCGGCCTTCCGCCGCGCGTTCCTGCACGCGTTCGCGGTCCGCATCGGCGAGCGCCTCACCACGGCCACGCACGAGGCGGAGGCGAGCTACGGCCAGGCGCTCGTGCCGGTCCTGGAGCGCCAGGCCGAGGCCGTCTCCGCGCACGTCGACCGGTTGTTCCCGCACCTGACGACCGGATCGCGGCGCCGCCAGCTCGACGCCCGGGGCTGGGACGCCGGCACCCGCGCGGCCGACGCCGCGGTGCTGCCGGCCGGTGCGGTGGAGTCCCACTAA
- a CDS encoding helix-turn-helix transcriptional regulator, which produces MQPVEKVSVDDAPTRTRVTKSIMENGPSTAADLALRLHLTPAAVRRHLDQLLADGILEARDQRVIGQRGRGRPAKVFALTDAGRSTFDSSYDELAVEALRFLAKTGGDDAVMAFARHRLSDLEDRYRPLLQLADPAQRPQVLADALSRDGFAASIGTTPAGSQMCQHHCPVAHVAVEFPQMCEAESEMFARLLGTHVQRLATIAHGDGVCTTHLPHTPDTPSSTAAERLPS; this is translated from the coding sequence ATGCAGCCAGTGGAGAAGGTGTCGGTCGACGACGCTCCCACTCGTACGCGTGTCACCAAGAGCATCATGGAGAACGGCCCGTCCACCGCCGCCGATCTGGCGCTGCGGCTGCACCTCACCCCGGCAGCGGTCCGCCGCCACCTCGACCAGCTGCTCGCCGACGGCATCCTCGAGGCGCGTGACCAGCGGGTGATCGGCCAGCGCGGCCGCGGCCGCCCGGCCAAGGTCTTCGCACTCACGGACGCGGGCCGCTCGACGTTCGACAGCTCGTACGACGAGCTCGCGGTCGAGGCGCTGCGCTTCCTGGCCAAGACCGGAGGGGACGACGCCGTCATGGCCTTCGCCCGTCACCGGCTCAGCGACCTCGAGGACCGTTACCGTCCGCTGCTCCAGCTCGCCGACCCGGCCCAGCGACCGCAGGTGCTGGCCGATGCATTGAGCCGCGACGGCTTCGCGGCGTCCATCGGCACCACCCCGGCCGGCTCCCAGATGTGCCAGCACCACTGCCCCGTCGCCCACGTGGCGGTCGAGTTCCCCCAGATGTGCGAGGCCGAGAGCGAGATGTTCGCGCGTCTCCTCGGCACCCACGTGCAGCGGCTCGCAACGATCGCCCACGGCGACGGCGTCTGCACGACCCACCTGCCACACACCCCAGACACCCCCAGCTCCACCGCAGCAGAGAGGTTGCCCTCATGA
- a CDS encoding metal-sulfur cluster assembly factor produces the protein MTTDHSDLPEVSTAPAGATTTEDVLEAMKDVVDPELGINVVDLGLVYGAEVDEHSNTVLSMTLTSAACPLTDVIEDQTRAALDGIVNDFRIEWVWMPPWGPDKITDDGREMLRALGFNIG, from the coding sequence ATGACCACCGATCACAGTGACCTGCCCGAGGTGTCGACGGCTCCCGCCGGCGCCACCACGACCGAGGACGTCCTGGAGGCGATGAAGGACGTCGTCGACCCCGAGCTCGGCATCAACGTCGTCGACCTCGGTCTCGTCTACGGCGCCGAGGTCGACGAGCACAGCAACACGGTGCTGTCGATGACGCTGACGTCCGCGGCCTGCCCGCTGACCGACGTCATCGAGGACCAGACCCGCGCGGCGCTCGACGGCATCGTCAACGACTTCCGGATCGAGTGGGTCTGGATGCCGCCGTGGGGCCCCGACAAGATCACCGACGACGGCCGCGAGATGCTGCGCGCCCTCGGCTTCAACATCGGCTGA
- the sufC gene encoding Fe-S cluster assembly ATPase SufC: MATLEIKDLHVSVNTEEGAKEILRGVDLTIKSGEVHAIMGPNGSGKSTLAYSIAGHPKYTITQGSVTLDGVDILSMTVDERARAGLFLAMQYPVEVPGVSVANFLRTAKTAIDGQAPKLRTWVKDVNEALERVTLDKEFAQRSVNEGFSGGEKKRHEIAQLELLNPKFAVLDETDSGLDIDALRVVSEGVNRFSAQGDRGVLLITHYTRILRYIKPDYVHVFVAGRVADQGGPELADELEANGYDKYVKAAAEAVTPA, encoded by the coding sequence ATGGCAACACTCGAGATCAAGGACCTGCACGTCTCGGTCAACACCGAGGAAGGCGCGAAGGAGATCCTCCGCGGCGTCGACCTGACGATCAAGAGCGGCGAGGTCCACGCCATCATGGGCCCCAACGGCTCGGGCAAGTCGACCCTCGCGTACTCGATCGCCGGTCACCCCAAGTACACGATCACCCAGGGCAGCGTGACCCTCGACGGCGTCGACATCTTGTCGATGACGGTCGACGAGCGCGCCCGCGCGGGCCTGTTCCTCGCGATGCAGTACCCCGTCGAGGTCCCCGGCGTCTCGGTCGCCAACTTCCTGCGCACCGCCAAGACCGCGATCGACGGCCAGGCGCCCAAGCTCCGCACGTGGGTCAAGGACGTCAACGAGGCGCTCGAGCGGGTCACCCTCGACAAGGAGTTCGCTCAGCGCAGCGTCAACGAGGGCTTCTCCGGCGGCGAGAAGAAGCGCCACGAGATCGCCCAGCTCGAGCTGCTGAACCCCAAGTTCGCGGTGCTGGACGAGACCGACTCCGGACTGGACATCGACGCGCTGCGCGTCGTCTCCGAGGGAGTCAACCGGTTCAGCGCGCAGGGCGACCGTGGCGTGCTGCTGATCACGCACTACACGCGCATCCTGCGCTACATCAAGCCCGACTACGTGCACGTGTTCGTCGCGGGCCGGGTCGCCGACCAGGGCGGACCCGAGCTGGCCGACGAGCTCGAGGCCAACGGCTACGACAAGTACGTCAAGGCTGCTGCCGAGGCTGTGACGCCGGCGTGA
- a CDS encoding cysteine desulfurase, which produces MTVVEGTTAYDVASLRGDFPILGRRLAGDLPLVYLDSANTSQKPRQVIDAIADHYQHHNANVARAMHQLGAEASEAFELGRTKVASFIGAPSREEVIFTKNASEALNLVARVLGDAGRVGEGDEVVITEMEHHSNIVPWQQLTQRTGASLRWFGVTDEGRLDLDDIDGLITERTKIVSLTWVSNMLGTINPLDTIIAKAHAVGALVVVDASQAVPQIPVDVAALGADFVAFTGHKLVGPTGIGVLWGRYDLLAELPPFLGGGEMIETVTMGESTYAPPPARFEAGTPPIAQSVGLGAAVDYLSAIGMENIAAHEQAITAYALEAMQEIEGLTVIGPKEPVMRGGAISFTLEGVHPHDVSQLLDSRGVAVRAGHHCAKPAHLRFGVQSTTRASFYLYTTELEIDALVEALHHTKKYFGA; this is translated from the coding sequence GTGACCGTCGTCGAGGGCACGACCGCGTACGACGTCGCGAGCCTCAGAGGTGACTTCCCGATCCTGGGCCGTCGCCTGGCCGGCGACCTCCCGCTGGTCTACCTCGACAGCGCGAACACGTCGCAGAAGCCGCGACAGGTCATCGACGCGATCGCCGACCACTACCAGCACCACAACGCCAACGTCGCTCGTGCGATGCACCAGCTCGGTGCCGAGGCGAGCGAGGCGTTCGAGCTGGGCCGCACCAAGGTCGCGAGCTTCATCGGCGCACCGAGCCGCGAAGAGGTCATCTTCACCAAGAACGCCTCCGAGGCGCTCAACCTCGTGGCGCGGGTGCTGGGCGACGCGGGGCGGGTCGGTGAGGGCGATGAGGTCGTCATCACCGAGATGGAGCACCACTCCAACATCGTGCCGTGGCAGCAGCTGACCCAGCGCACGGGCGCGAGCCTGCGCTGGTTCGGCGTGACCGACGAGGGCCGGCTCGACCTGGACGACATCGACGGGCTCATCACCGAGCGGACCAAGATCGTCTCGCTGACCTGGGTCTCCAACATGCTCGGCACGATCAACCCGCTCGACACGATCATCGCCAAGGCCCACGCGGTCGGCGCGCTGGTGGTCGTGGACGCGTCGCAGGCCGTGCCGCAGATCCCCGTCGACGTCGCAGCGCTCGGCGCCGACTTCGTGGCCTTCACGGGTCACAAGCTGGTCGGGCCGACCGGCATCGGCGTCCTGTGGGGCCGCTACGACCTGCTCGCCGAGCTGCCGCCGTTCCTCGGTGGCGGCGAGATGATCGAGACCGTCACGATGGGGGAGTCCACGTACGCCCCGCCGCCGGCACGGTTCGAGGCCGGCACGCCGCCGATCGCGCAGTCGGTCGGTCTCGGTGCAGCGGTCGACTACCTCAGCGCGATCGGCATGGAGAACATCGCCGCCCACGAGCAGGCCATCACGGCGTACGCGCTGGAGGCCATGCAGGAGATCGAGGGCCTCACGGTCATCGGCCCCAAGGAGCCGGTCATGCGCGGGGGAGCGATCAGCTTCACCCTCGAGGGCGTGCACCCGCACGACGTCTCGCAGCTGCTCGACTCGCGCGGCGTCGCCGTCCGGGCCGGTCACCACTGCGCCAAGCCCGCTCACCTGCGGTTCGGTGTGCAGTCGACGACGCGTGCGTCGTTCTACCTCTACACGACCGAGCTGGAAATTGATGCGCTCGTCGAGGCGTTGCACCACACCAAGAAGTACTTCGGAGCCTGA
- a CDS encoding non-heme iron oxygenase ferredoxin subunit: protein MSFVEAAKLADVPDGGALAVEVEGTEVALVRDGDDVYAVRDECSHASIPLSEGDVEGCEIECWLHGSRFDVRTGKPLNYPATEAVPTYSTQIEGDTVMVDLSTPRS, encoded by the coding sequence ATGAGTTTCGTCGAGGCCGCCAAGCTCGCGGACGTCCCTGACGGGGGAGCGCTCGCCGTCGAGGTCGAGGGCACCGAGGTCGCCCTCGTGCGTGACGGCGACGACGTCTACGCGGTCCGGGACGAGTGCTCGCACGCGTCGATCCCGCTGTCCGAGGGCGATGTCGAGGGCTGCGAGATCGAGTGCTGGCTGCACGGATCGCGCTTCGACGTCCGCACCGGCAAGCCGCTGAACTACCCGGCCACCGAGGCCGTCCCGACCTATTCCACCCAGATCGAGGGAGACACCGTGATGGTCGATCTCTCCACCCCCAGGAGCTGA
- a CDS encoding type 1 glutamine amidotransferase domain-containing protein codes for MKVLIVLTSHDKLGDTGNKTGFWLEELAAPYYELTKAGIEVTLASPEGGQPPLDPKSNEPDAQTDDTRRFEADPDAKSALASTVRLDSVDPTAFDAVFYAGGHGPLWDLAGDPASKAVIEGALAADKPVALVCHAPGVLRDVTTPSGAPLVEGKDVTGFTNTEEEGVGLTDVVPFLVEDMLKEKGAHYSKGDDWGPYVVRDGLLITGQNPASSAPAAAALIELLQGTAKP; via the coding sequence GTGAAGGTCCTCATCGTTCTCACCTCGCACGACAAGCTCGGCGACACCGGCAACAAGACCGGTTTCTGGCTCGAGGAGCTTGCCGCTCCCTATTACGAGCTCACGAAGGCCGGCATCGAGGTCACGCTCGCCTCGCCCGAGGGTGGTCAGCCGCCGCTGGACCCCAAGAGCAACGAGCCCGACGCCCAGACCGACGACACCCGGCGGTTCGAGGCGGACCCCGACGCAAAGTCGGCCCTGGCTTCGACCGTGCGGCTCGACAGCGTCGACCCGACGGCGTTCGACGCGGTCTTCTACGCCGGCGGTCACGGCCCGCTGTGGGACCTCGCGGGCGACCCGGCCTCGAAGGCGGTCATCGAGGGCGCCCTCGCCGCGGACAAGCCGGTCGCGCTGGTGTGCCACGCGCCCGGCGTGCTGCGCGACGTCACGACGCCGTCCGGCGCCCCGCTGGTCGAGGGCAAGGACGTCACCGGGTTCACCAACACCGAGGAGGAGGGTGTCGGCCTGACCGACGTGGTCCCCTTCCTCGTCGAGGACATGCTCAAGGAGAAGGGCGCCCACTACTCCAAGGGTGACGACTGGGGTCCGTACGTCGTGCGCGACGGCCTGCTCATCACGGGGCAGAACCCCGCGTCGTCCGCGCCGGCCGCGGCCGCGCTGATCGAGCTGCTGCAGGGCACCGCGAAGCCGTAG
- a CDS encoding DNA polymerase domain-containing protein, producing the protein MASDAVEIEAGGRSVRVSSPSRVIFEATDASPEVTKVMVAEYYVAVADGLMRALQDRPVALERWPKGVREGMVMSTRADSHGDAFYQKRMMRGAPSYVESTQVLFPSGRPADEMCMTEIAVAAWAAHMGAITFHPWPTRRIDNDRPDELRIDLDPFGAATFADAVRVAAVARDLFAELGIRAFAKTSGKRGVHIYARVAPSWTFTDVRHAAIAFARELERRTDGVTTAWWKEERGDNIFVDFNQNCRDRTIASAYSLRPAPGATVSMPVTWDELAALDGPQAFTLHTVPDKLAADGDAWAEIDDVHHSLEPLLELWAADPVEMPYPPEYPKMPGEPKRVQPSKAKKA; encoded by the coding sequence ATGGCGAGCGACGCGGTCGAGATCGAGGCAGGCGGACGGTCGGTCCGGGTGTCGAGCCCGAGCCGGGTGATCTTCGAGGCGACCGACGCCTCGCCCGAGGTCACGAAGGTCATGGTCGCCGAGTACTACGTCGCGGTCGCCGACGGCCTGATGCGCGCCCTGCAGGACCGGCCGGTCGCACTGGAGCGTTGGCCCAAGGGCGTGCGCGAGGGCATGGTCATGTCGACCCGGGCGGACAGCCACGGCGACGCGTTCTACCAGAAGCGGATGATGCGCGGCGCTCCTTCGTACGTCGAGAGCACGCAGGTGCTGTTCCCGTCCGGCCGTCCCGCGGACGAGATGTGCATGACGGAGATCGCGGTCGCGGCCTGGGCGGCCCACATGGGGGCGATCACGTTCCACCCGTGGCCGACCCGCCGCATCGACAACGACCGGCCCGACGAGCTGCGCATCGATCTCGATCCGTTCGGCGCCGCGACGTTCGCGGACGCGGTGCGGGTCGCCGCGGTCGCTCGCGACCTGTTCGCCGAGCTGGGCATCCGCGCATTCGCCAAGACCAGCGGCAAGCGCGGCGTCCACATCTACGCGCGCGTCGCCCCGTCCTGGACGTTCACCGACGTACGCCATGCGGCGATCGCGTTCGCCCGCGAGCTCGAGCGCCGCACGGACGGCGTGACGACCGCGTGGTGGAAGGAGGAGCGCGGCGACAACATCTTCGTGGACTTCAACCAGAACTGCCGCGACCGCACGATCGCCTCGGCGTACAGCCTGCGGCCCGCCCCGGGTGCGACGGTCTCCATGCCGGTGACCTGGGACGAGCTCGCGGCCCTCGACGGCCCGCAGGCGTTCACGCTGCACACCGTGCCGGACAAGCTCGCGGCCGACGGCGACGCGTGGGCCGAGATCGACGACGTCCACCACTCGCTCGAGCCGCTCCTGGAGCTCTGGGCCGCCGACCCGGTCGAGATGCCCTACCCCCCCGAGTACCCGAAGATGCCGGGCGAGCCGAAGCGGGTGCAGCCGAGCAAGGCCAAGAAGGCGTAG
- a CDS encoding GTP pyrophosphokinase has translation MDITPSRIDLGRLLDRPGDDFTDEDSEQLRQDFTRFMMRYKFGMEEIVTKLSILRDEFAHLHDANPIENISSRLKNPDSMLEKMGRKGCEPTFDSITEKITDIAGVRVTCSFVSDVYHVFELLTSQSDVNVVDIRDYITSPKPNGYRSLHALIEVPVFMSNGEVPVLVEVQMRTIAMDFWASLEHKIHYKYREDVPQSLLDGLKQAADTATELDVTMERLHTEVKTAGALPLELQQGSDVVPDEAFVERLRNLDS, from the coding sequence GTGGACATCACGCCCTCGCGGATCGATCTCGGCCGCCTGCTCGATCGTCCGGGGGACGACTTCACGGACGAGGACTCCGAGCAGCTGCGTCAGGACTTCACCAGGTTCATGATGCGCTACAAGTTCGGCATGGAGGAGATCGTCACCAAGCTGTCGATCCTGCGGGACGAGTTCGCCCACCTGCACGACGCCAACCCCATCGAGAACATCTCGTCGCGGCTCAAGAACCCCGACAGCATGCTGGAGAAGATGGGCCGCAAGGGGTGCGAGCCGACCTTCGACTCGATCACCGAGAAGATCACCGACATCGCCGGCGTCCGGGTCACGTGCAGCTTCGTCTCGGACGTCTATCACGTGTTCGAGCTGCTCACGAGCCAGTCGGACGTCAACGTGGTCGACATCCGCGACTACATCACCTCTCCGAAGCCGAACGGCTATCGCAGCCTGCACGCCCTCATCGAGGTGCCGGTGTTCATGAGCAACGGCGAGGTGCCGGTGCTGGTCGAGGTGCAGATGCGGACCATCGCGATGGACTTCTGGGCCAGCCTCGAGCACAAGATCCACTACAAGTACCGCGAGGACGTCCCCCAGTCGCTGCTCGACGGGCTCAAGCAGGCCGCCGACACCGCGACCGAGCTCGACGTGACGATGGAGCGGCTCCACACCGAGGTCAAGACGGCCGGGGCGCTGCCCCTCGAGCTGCAGCAGGGCTCGGACGTCGTCCCAGACGAGGCCTTCGTCGAGCGCCTCCGCAACCTCGACTCCTGA
- the sufU gene encoding Fe-S cluster assembly sulfur transfer protein SufU, which produces MDALYQEIILDHYKHPHGAGLREPYEAEVHHVNPTCGDEVTLRVHLDGETVSDVSYAAQGCSISQASVSVLNDLVLGKSVDQGMAVLDSFTELMQGKGKVEPDEDVLEDGIAFAGVAQFPARVKCALLGWMAWKDAVSQALVTNVSSTTGDPA; this is translated from the coding sequence ATGGACGCGCTCTACCAGGAGATCATCCTGGATCACTACAAGCACCCGCACGGGGCTGGACTTCGCGAGCCCTACGAGGCTGAGGTCCACCACGTCAACCCGACCTGCGGCGACGAGGTCACGCTGCGCGTGCACCTCGACGGCGAGACCGTCTCCGACGTCTCGTACGCCGCGCAGGGCTGCTCGATCAGCCAGGCGTCGGTGTCGGTGCTCAACGACCTCGTCCTTGGCAAGTCCGTCGACCAGGGCATGGCCGTGCTCGACAGCTTCACCGAGCTCATGCAGGGCAAGGGCAAGGTCGAGCCCGACGAGGACGTCCTCGAGGACGGCATCGCCTTCGCCGGCGTCGCCCAGTTCCCGGCCCGCGTCAAGTGCGCGCTGCTGGGCTGGATGGCCTGGAAGGACGCCGTCTCGCAGGCCCTCGTCACCAACGTTTCGTCAACCACGGGAGATCCCGCATGA
- the sufB gene encoding Fe-S cluster assembly protein SufB, with protein sequence MTTTSETTAPSNGVPNAIEEANPGLKDVGRYEFGWSDTDVAGANVQRGLSEDVVRNISALKSEPQWMLDLRLKGLKLFGRKPMPTWGSDLSGIDFDNIKYFVRSTEKQAATWDDLPEDIKNTYDRLGIPEAEKQRLVSGVAAQYESEVVYHSIREDLEAQGVLFLDTDTALKEHPELFQEYFATVIPVGDNKFSALNSAVWSGGSFIYVPKGVHVDIPLQAYFRINTENMGQFERTLIIADEDSYVHYVEGCTAPIYSSDSLHSAVVEIIVKKGARVRYTTIQNWSNNVYNLVTKRAVCEEGATMEWVDGNIGSKVTMKYPAVYLMGEHARGETLSIAFAGEGQHQDAGAKMVHAAPNTSSSILSKSVARGGGRTSYRGLLQVLEGAEGSASTVKCDALLVDQISRSDTYPYVDVREDDVTLGHEATVSKLSDDQLFYFMSRGMEEDEAMAMIVRGFVEPIARELPMEYALELNRLIELQMEGAVG encoded by the coding sequence ATGACGACCACGTCAGAGACCACTGCACCATCCAACGGCGTACCCAACGCGATCGAGGAGGCCAACCCCGGCCTCAAGGACGTGGGGCGATACGAGTTCGGCTGGTCCGACACCGACGTCGCCGGCGCCAACGTCCAGCGCGGCCTCAGCGAGGACGTCGTCCGCAACATCTCGGCGCTCAAGAGCGAGCCCCAGTGGATGCTGGACCTGCGCCTGAAGGGCCTCAAGCTCTTCGGCCGCAAGCCCATGCCGACGTGGGGCTCCGACCTCAGCGGCATCGATTTCGACAACATCAAGTACTTCGTCCGGTCGACCGAGAAGCAGGCCGCGACGTGGGACGACCTGCCCGAGGACATCAAGAACACGTACGACCGTCTGGGCATCCCCGAGGCCGAGAAGCAGCGCCTCGTCTCCGGTGTCGCCGCGCAGTACGAGTCCGAGGTCGTCTACCACTCGATCCGTGAGGACCTCGAGGCCCAGGGCGTCCTGTTCCTCGACACCGACACCGCGCTCAAGGAGCACCCCGAGCTCTTCCAGGAGTACTTCGCGACCGTCATCCCGGTCGGCGACAACAAGTTCTCCGCGCTCAACTCGGCCGTCTGGTCGGGCGGCTCGTTCATCTACGTGCCCAAGGGCGTCCACGTGGACATCCCGCTGCAGGCCTACTTCCGGATCAACACCGAGAACATGGGCCAGTTCGAGCGCACGCTGATCATCGCCGACGAGGACTCGTACGTGCACTACGTCGAGGGCTGCACCGCGCCGATCTACTCCAGCGACTCGCTGCACTCCGCGGTCGTCGAGATCATCGTCAAGAAGGGCGCCCGCGTCCGCTACACGACGATCCAGAACTGGTCGAACAACGTCTACAACCTGGTCACCAAGCGCGCGGTCTGCGAAGAGGGCGCCACGATGGAGTGGGTCGACGGCAACATCGGCTCCAAGGTCACCATGAAGTACCCCGCGGTCTACCTCATGGGCGAGCACGCCCGTGGCGAGACGCTGTCCATCGCCTTCGCGGGCGAGGGCCAGCACCAGGACGCCGGCGCCAAGATGGTGCACGCGGCCCCCAACACGTCCAGCTCGATCCTGAGCAAGTCCGTCGCGCGCGGCGGTGGACGTACGTCGTACCGCGGCCTGCTGCAGGTGCTCGAGGGTGCCGAGGGCTCGGCCAGCACGGTCAAGTGCGACGCGCTGCTGGTCGACCAGATCAGCCGCTCGGACACCTACCCGTACGTCGACGTCCGCGAGGACGACGTGACCCTCGGCCACGAGGCGACCGTCTCCAAGCTCAGCGACGACCAGCTCTTCTACTTCATGTCACGCGGCATGGAGGAGGACGAGGCGATGGCCATGATCGTCCGCGGCTTCGTCGAGCCGATCGCTCGCGAGCTGCCCATGGAGTACGCGCTCGAGCTGAACCGTCTCATTGAACTCCAAATGGAAGGGGCAGTCGGTTGA